In the Piscinibacter sp. XHJ-5 genome, one interval contains:
- the petA gene encoding ubiquinol-cytochrome c reductase iron-sulfur subunit, with the protein MSDQPKVDSGKRTWLIASSCAGVVGGVAAAVPFVASFAPSERARAAGAPVEVDVGALNALKPGEMMTIEWRGKPVWIIRRTKEQLAALPKLDPQLADPKSERKPDELTPPYARNEHRSIKPEYLVTVGICSHLGCSPTEKFQTGAQPSLPDDWAGGFLCPCHGSTFDMAGRVYKNKPAPDNLEVPPHMYLADGRLLIGEDKKA; encoded by the coding sequence ATGAGTGACCAGCCTAAGGTGGACAGCGGCAAGCGCACATGGCTCATCGCGTCGAGCTGTGCCGGCGTGGTGGGCGGCGTGGCAGCAGCCGTCCCGTTCGTTGCCTCATTCGCGCCTTCCGAACGGGCTCGCGCCGCCGGCGCCCCTGTCGAGGTCGACGTCGGCGCCCTGAACGCCCTCAAGCCAGGCGAGATGATGACCATCGAATGGCGCGGCAAACCGGTGTGGATCATTCGCCGCACCAAGGAGCAACTGGCCGCTCTGCCCAAGCTCGATCCGCAGCTGGCGGATCCCAAGTCCGAGCGCAAGCCCGACGAGCTCACACCGCCCTACGCGCGCAACGAGCACCGCTCGATCAAGCCCGAGTACCTGGTGACCGTCGGCATCTGCTCCCACCTCGGCTGCTCGCCGACCGAGAAGTTCCAGACCGGCGCGCAGCCCTCGCTGCCCGACGACTGGGCCGGCGGCTTCCTCTGCCCCTGCCATGGCTCCACCTTCGACATGGCCGGCCGCGTCTACAAGAACAAGCCCGCCCCCGACAACCTCGAGGTGCCGCCGCACATGTACCTCGCCGACGGCCGCCTGCTGATCGGCGAAGACAAGAAGGCCTGA
- a CDS encoding trypsin-like peptidase domain-containing protein, with the protein MRKTWLIFSQAVTVAVAVLFVIATLKPDWLQRRQVSGLPAGISINAVQPASLGSATALNAPNSYSAAAKRATPAVVSITASRAPPRNPHGSDPWFQFFFGDRQRQMQQEQQIGLGSGVIVSPDGYLLTNNHVIDGADEIEVQLADGRRARAKVVGTDPETDVAVLKITLDKLPVITFGSTDMLQVGDVVLAIGNPFGVGQTVTSGIVSALGRNQLGINTFENFIQTDAAINPGNSGGALVDANGNLLGINTAIYSRSGGNLGIGFAIPVSTAQLVMDGLIRNGHVTRGWIGVEPRDLTPEIAETFNLPIKEGVLITGVLQEGPASAGGLRPGDVVVKVAGTPVINTSQLLTAVAALKPQTPAVIGVQRGDRALELKVTVAQRPKTLPRRGEPR; encoded by the coding sequence ATGCGCAAGACCTGGCTCATCTTTTCCCAAGCAGTCACCGTGGCCGTGGCGGTGCTGTTCGTCATCGCGACCCTCAAGCCCGACTGGCTGCAGCGGCGTCAAGTGTCGGGACTGCCGGCGGGCATCTCCATCAACGCGGTGCAGCCCGCTTCTCTGGGCAGCGCCACCGCGCTGAACGCTCCCAACAGCTACAGCGCCGCGGCCAAGCGCGCCACGCCGGCGGTGGTGAGCATCACCGCCAGTCGGGCGCCGCCGCGCAATCCGCACGGCTCGGATCCGTGGTTCCAGTTCTTCTTCGGCGACCGACAGCGGCAGATGCAGCAGGAGCAGCAGATCGGCCTGGGCTCCGGCGTGATCGTCTCGCCCGATGGCTATCTGCTGACCAACAACCACGTCATCGATGGCGCCGACGAAATCGAGGTGCAGCTCGCCGACGGACGCCGCGCGCGCGCCAAAGTCGTCGGCACCGATCCCGAGACCGACGTGGCGGTGCTGAAGATCACCCTCGACAAGCTGCCCGTGATCACCTTCGGCAGCACCGACATGCTGCAGGTCGGCGACGTCGTGCTGGCCATCGGCAACCCCTTCGGTGTCGGCCAGACCGTCACGTCGGGCATCGTGAGCGCCCTGGGCCGCAACCAGCTCGGCATCAACACCTTCGAGAACTTCATCCAGACCGATGCCGCGATCAATCCCGGCAACTCGGGCGGTGCGCTGGTCGACGCCAACGGAAACCTGCTGGGCATCAACACCGCCATCTACTCGCGCAGCGGCGGCAACCTCGGCATCGGCTTCGCCATTCCGGTCAGCACCGCCCAGCTGGTGATGGACGGGCTCATCCGCAACGGCCACGTGACTCGCGGCTGGATCGGGGTGGAGCCGCGCGACCTCACGCCCGAGATCGCCGAGACCTTCAACCTCCCGATCAAGGAGGGCGTGCTGATCACCGGCGTGCTGCAGGAAGGCCCGGCGAGCGCTGGCGGCCTGCGGCCCGGGGACGTGGTGGTCAAGGTCGCCGGCACGCCGGTCATCAACACGTCGCAGCTGCTCACCGCCGTGGCCGCCCTGAAGCCGCAGACGCCGGCCGTGATCGGCGTGCAGCGCGGCGACCGCGCCCTGGAACTGAAGGTCACCGTCGCACAGCGCCCGAAGACCCTGCCGCGGCGCGGCGAGCCGCGATAG
- the pdxA gene encoding 4-hydroxythreonine-4-phosphate dehydrogenase PdxA codes for MPSTPSLLAVTQGDACGIGPETIAKLFRSADARGCVVVGDVQVMRRAVATTGGLLAVAALDTPAAAAAAPPTCVPVWQPPGLPADLIEAPPGRIDARAGAAAARCIEQAAALALRGEVAGIVTAPIHKEALAAAGVRFPGHTEMLQALAAAGGRLPPVRMMLANDELRTVLVTIHMSLRRAIDAVTYDAVLETLRIAHAAAARWGQPSPRIAVAGLNPHAGEGGLFGDEEQRIIAPAVAAARAEGIAASGPFAPDTVFMRARDAAGHPGEFDIVIAMTHDHGLIPVKYLGVEHGVNVTLGLPFVRTSPDHGTAFDIAGTGLADESSLRAAVRMARQLSAAA; via the coding sequence ATGCCTTCGACGCCTTCCCTGCTCGCCGTCACCCAGGGCGATGCCTGCGGCATCGGCCCGGAGACGATCGCCAAGCTGTTCCGCAGCGCCGATGCGCGCGGCTGCGTGGTGGTCGGCGACGTGCAGGTGATGCGCCGTGCGGTCGCCACTACCGGTGGCCTGCTCGCGGTGGCGGCGCTCGACACGCCGGCCGCCGCGGCGGCGGCTCCGCCGACCTGCGTTCCCGTGTGGCAGCCTCCTGGCCTGCCCGCCGATCTGATCGAAGCGCCACCGGGACGCATCGATGCTCGCGCCGGCGCGGCCGCGGCCAGGTGCATCGAGCAGGCCGCCGCGTTGGCACTGCGAGGCGAGGTGGCGGGCATCGTCACGGCGCCCATCCACAAGGAAGCGCTTGCCGCCGCCGGCGTGCGCTTTCCGGGGCACACCGAAATGCTGCAAGCCCTCGCCGCCGCCGGCGGCAGATTGCCGCCGGTGCGCATGATGCTGGCCAACGACGAGCTGCGCACCGTGCTCGTCACCATCCACATGTCGCTGCGCCGTGCGATCGATGCGGTCACCTACGACGCCGTGCTGGAGACCTTGCGCATCGCCCATGCCGCCGCCGCACGCTGGGGCCAGCCGAGCCCACGGATCGCGGTGGCGGGACTCAATCCGCACGCCGGCGAAGGCGGCCTGTTCGGCGACGAGGAGCAGCGCATCATTGCGCCGGCCGTGGCCGCGGCACGGGCCGAAGGCATCGCCGCGAGCGGTCCATTCGCGCCCGACACGGTCTTCATGCGGGCACGCGATGCCGCCGGGCACCCGGGCGAATTCGACATCGTCATCGCCATGACGCACGACCACGGCCTCATCCCGGTGAAGTACCTGGGCGTCGAGCATGGCGTCAACGTGACGCTGGGCCTGCCCTTTGTGCGCACCAGTCCCGATCACGGCACGGCGTTCGACATCGCGGGCACTGGCCTTGCCGACGAATCGAGCCTGCGGGCCGCCGTGCGGATGGCGAGGCAGCTCTCGGCGGCCGCCTGA
- a CDS encoding M23 family metallopeptidase encodes MQVLITHGHVGQTRMFRFNRWQLVGGALALLVSLMLLSGTVYHFVFLKAAREGWPVVSHIVKLVVRDEFAQRDRFMRANLDAMAQRVGEMQAKMIKLEAMSERVSGMAGVKPEELQQIMSKPAPAAAAAGKGGPFVPAASPSFDQLQGWVGSLDEQADQSTDLFTMIESRLLEKRLQSLMIPNSRPVEGPIGSGFGFRADPFSGRAALHTGLDFPADMGTPINAAAGGVVLSSAYHPQYGQLVELDHGRGLVTRYAHTSKVVVKVGDIVRRGQRIALVGTSGRSTGPHLHFEVLVDGVPQNPAKFLALADGETGVRTARATH; translated from the coding sequence ATGCAGGTTCTGATCACCCATGGCCACGTGGGACAGACGCGGATGTTCCGCTTCAATCGGTGGCAGCTCGTGGGTGGCGCCCTCGCCCTGCTCGTGTCGTTGATGCTGCTGTCGGGCACGGTGTACCACTTCGTGTTCCTGAAGGCCGCGCGCGAAGGCTGGCCGGTGGTGAGCCACATCGTCAAGCTGGTGGTGCGCGACGAATTCGCGCAGCGCGACCGCTTCATGCGCGCCAACCTCGACGCCATGGCACAGCGCGTGGGCGAAATGCAGGCCAAGATGATCAAGCTCGAGGCGATGAGCGAGCGAGTCTCCGGCATGGCCGGTGTGAAGCCCGAGGAGCTGCAGCAGATCATGAGCAAGCCCGCGCCGGCCGCTGCGGCCGCCGGCAAGGGCGGCCCCTTCGTCCCCGCCGCCTCGCCGTCCTTCGACCAGCTCCAGGGCTGGGTCGGCTCGCTCGACGAACAGGCCGACCAGAGCACCGACCTGTTCACCATGATCGAGTCGCGCCTGCTCGAGAAGCGCCTGCAGTCGCTGATGATTCCGAACAGCCGGCCGGTCGAAGGCCCGATCGGCTCCGGCTTCGGCTTCCGCGCCGACCCGTTCTCCGGCCGTGCCGCGCTGCACACCGGGCTCGATTTCCCCGCCGACATGGGCACGCCCATCAATGCCGCGGCCGGTGGCGTCGTGCTGTCTTCCGCGTACCACCCGCAATACGGCCAGTTGGTCGAGCTCGATCATGGCCGTGGCCTTGTCACGCGCTATGCCCACACCTCCAAGGTGGTGGTGAAGGTGGGCGACATCGTCAGGCGCGGCCAGCGCATTGCCTTGGTCGGCACCTCTGGCCGTTCGACCGGGCCGCACCTGCACTTCGAGGTGCTGGTGGACGGAGTACCCCAGAACCCCGCGAAGTTCCTGGCCCTGGCCGACGG
- the mscL gene encoding large conductance mechanosensitive channel protein MscL: protein MSFSSEFRQFAMKGNVVDLAVGVIIGAAFGKIVDSVVTDLIMPIVGRIFGGLDFSSYYLPLAGQPMGLPLAEARKLGAVFAYGNFMTVAVNFIILALIIFLMVKQINRLKRNEPAPPPVAPPEEVALLRDIRDSLKNR from the coding sequence ATGAGCTTCAGCAGCGAATTCAGGCAGTTCGCGATGAAGGGCAATGTCGTCGATCTCGCCGTCGGCGTGATCATCGGCGCTGCCTTCGGCAAGATCGTCGATTCCGTGGTGACGGACCTCATCATGCCGATCGTCGGCCGCATCTTCGGCGGCCTCGATTTCTCCAGCTACTACCTGCCGCTGGCCGGCCAGCCGATGGGGTTGCCGCTGGCGGAAGCCAGGAAGCTCGGTGCGGTGTTCGCCTACGGCAACTTCATGACGGTCGCGGTCAACTTCATCATCCTGGCCTTGATCATTTTCCTCATGGTCAAGCAGATCAACCGCCTGAAGCGCAACGAGCCGGCGCCGCCTCCGGTAGCGCCGCCGGAAGAGGTGGCACTGCTGCGCGACATCCGCGATTCGTTGAAGAACCGCTGA
- a CDS encoding cytochrome c1: protein MKKFLLSVLMALGLAAPVVASEGGIPLDRFPYEKMSDVAALQNGARLFVNYCLNCHSAAFMRYNRLRDLDLTEEQIKKNLLFTTERVGEVMKVSLDPKQAKEWFGAVPPDLSVVARSRSGAGGTGPDYLYTYLRTYYRDETKPTGWNNLAFPNVGMPHALWELQGQRAAKFEEVKDPHDPSKVLHRFAGYEQLTPGTLTPRQYDEAIADLVAYLAWMSEPVQGSRVRLGVWVLIFLALFTVIAWRLNAAYWKDVK, encoded by the coding sequence ATGAAGAAATTTCTCCTCTCCGTGTTGATGGCGCTGGGCTTGGCCGCGCCGGTGGTCGCCAGCGAAGGCGGCATCCCGCTGGACCGCTTTCCGTACGAGAAGATGTCCGATGTGGCGGCGCTGCAGAACGGCGCGCGGCTGTTCGTCAACTACTGCCTCAACTGCCACAGCGCGGCGTTCATGCGCTACAACCGGCTGCGCGACCTCGACCTGACCGAGGAGCAGATCAAGAAGAACCTGCTGTTCACGACCGAGCGCGTCGGCGAGGTCATGAAGGTCTCGCTCGACCCCAAGCAGGCCAAGGAATGGTTCGGGGCCGTGCCTCCCGACCTGTCGGTGGTCGCGCGCTCGCGCTCCGGCGCCGGAGGCACGGGCCCCGACTACCTCTACACCTACCTGCGCACCTACTACCGCGACGAGACCAAGCCCACCGGCTGGAACAACCTCGCATTTCCCAATGTCGGCATGCCGCATGCACTGTGGGAACTGCAGGGCCAGCGCGCGGCGAAGTTCGAAGAGGTGAAGGATCCGCACGATCCGAGCAAGGTGCTGCACCGCTTCGCCGGCTACGAGCAACTCACGCCCGGCACGCTGACCCCGCGGCAGTACGACGAGGCGATCGCCGACCTCGTGGCCTATCTGGCGTGGATGAGTGAGCCGGTCCAAGGCAGCCGCGTGAGACTGGGCGTGTGGGTGCTGATCTTCCTCGCCCTGTTCACCGTGATCGCCTGGCGCCTGAATGCCGCGTACTGGAAAGACGTGAAGTGA
- a CDS encoding glutathione S-transferase N-terminal domain-containing protein gives MMVLYSGTTCPYSHRCRFVLFEKGMDFEIRDVDLFAKPEDIALMNPYNEVPILVERDLILYESHIINEYIDERFPHPQLMPGDPVARARVRLFLLNFEKELFAHVNVLESRGIKPTDKQLEKARAQIRDRLTQLAPIFLKNKYMLGDDFSMLDVAIAPLLWRLDYYGIDMSKNAVPLLKYAERIFSRPAYIEALTPSEKVMRK, from the coding sequence ATGATGGTGCTTTACTCCGGAACCACCTGCCCCTATTCGCACCGTTGCCGCTTCGTGCTGTTCGAAAAGGGCATGGACTTCGAGATCCGCGACGTCGACCTGTTCGCCAAGCCGGAAGACATCGCGCTGATGAACCCGTACAACGAGGTGCCCATCCTCGTCGAACGCGATCTCATCCTGTACGAGTCGCACATCATCAACGAGTACATCGATGAGCGCTTCCCGCATCCGCAGCTGATGCCGGGCGATCCGGTCGCGCGTGCGCGGGTGCGGCTGTTCCTGCTCAACTTCGAGAAGGAGCTGTTCGCGCACGTCAACGTGCTCGAGTCGCGCGGGATCAAGCCCACCGACAAGCAGCTCGAGAAGGCACGTGCCCAGATTCGCGACCGCCTCACCCAGCTCGCGCCGATCTTCCTGAAGAACAAGTACATGCTGGGAGACGACTTCTCGATGCTCGACGTGGCCATCGCGCCGCTGCTGTGGCGCCTGGACTACTACGGGATCGACATGTCGAAGAACGCCGTGCCGCTCCTGAAGTACGCTGAGCGAATCTTCTCGCGGCCGGCCTACATCGAGGCGCTGACGCCGTCCGAGAAGGTGATGCGCAAGTAA
- a CDS encoding ClpXP protease specificity-enhancing factor gives MTTPSAPPATGSSTRPYLIRALHDWCTDNGFTPYIAVFVDGSVQVPTEYVKNNEIVLNIGFEATTALKLGNELIEFKARFGGTSREIVVPVDHVIAIYARENGQGMAFPVPTDAPAGATPAGEAGAPPGVAKGPKLALADAPSEASPPSDRHEEPPPEPPSGGRPTLKRIK, from the coding sequence ATGACCACGCCGTCCGCGCCGCCCGCCACCGGAAGCTCGACCCGTCCGTACCTCATCCGGGCGCTGCACGACTGGTGCACCGACAACGGCTTCACGCCGTACATCGCGGTGTTCGTCGATGGCAGCGTGCAAGTGCCGACCGAGTACGTGAAGAACAACGAGATCGTGCTCAACATCGGCTTCGAGGCGACCACGGCGTTGAAGCTGGGCAACGAGCTGATCGAGTTCAAGGCGCGCTTCGGCGGCACATCGCGCGAGATCGTCGTGCCGGTCGACCACGTCATCGCCATCTATGCACGCGAGAACGGCCAGGGCATGGCGTTCCCGGTGCCGACCGATGCGCCCGCGGGTGCGACGCCTGCCGGCGAAGCCGGCGCGCCGCCGGGGGTTGCCAAGGGACCCAAGCTCGCATTGGCCGATGCTCCGAGCGAGGCTTCGCCGCCTTCCGATCGCCACGAGGAGCCGCCGCCCGAGCCCCCGAGCGGCGGCAGGCCCACCCTCAAGCGCATCAAGTAG
- a CDS encoding DUF1631 family protein codes for MAHVKATSQAVAERVASGLGNQAQSAGRVADRDLLLSAQIDLRRKMNTFHLSFAKQLIDKIQEEVAPRSDPRRKLGGADWQTLSLVEDHEVEERMFSDRIGQQISHACEWELREMAAYMGAVLNLGRADEERNPLRADVLGMATFRAIEAVTNDTDGRKVLAREFGQAMAAAMPECYRSIVRELQDRNVQPVGLTLKTVHGPGQTANSGYTSMRDALHSTRTQPSDFIGSGSDFAPGRPFAGATSTSRGGMPSTGRGGAPTQPASYASTRGYAGTASGAPASGYGAPRGASSVEDAQLMTLLRRLTYLASRPGALDVQLPTQPSAFTTGGSPRGRDGGGLHGAIGALAAEAVTAPAGGYGEALTGMMAVNLIRAHRDELLQASSGKLDHMVIDVVGSLFDQILSDPKVPPQMARQIARLQLPVLRVALVDATFFSSRRHPVRRFVNRIASLACAFDDFDDGPGKQFLDRVKGLVQEIVEGDFDQLDLYAAKLTELEGFIASQTEEGAKTSGAAKVLESKESELRIQQRYMLQLASALSAIPMPDYLREFVSQVWSQALVLAVRRHGADSDAAKRFRAVGRDVVMSVQPKGSPVMRKRFLMQLPTLMKDLNEGMKLIGWPDAAQKDFFGKLLPSHAESLKAAPMTELEHNLLAKQLEGIFQAAIPGAHEFSHAEPVTLDSHEIEHRFTPDEAQQVGLVEESAVDWSGEVDIDLSGDAADTTPSADTDSGAPGDTLPSDLGIDINLDLVAADPVTEPSHGPQLMDHIRLGFAYQMLLKDQWQKVRLSYVSPGRNFFVFTRGRKHQETISLTSRMLARMCESNRLRAVEHAYLMERATARARRQLAALKTTTKH; via the coding sequence GTGGCTCATGTCAAGGCGACCTCGCAAGCGGTCGCCGAGCGGGTCGCTTCGGGGCTCGGCAACCAGGCCCAGTCGGCTGGCCGCGTCGCCGACCGCGACCTGCTGCTGTCGGCGCAGATCGACCTGCGCCGCAAGATGAACACCTTCCACCTGTCGTTCGCCAAGCAGCTGATCGACAAGATCCAGGAAGAAGTGGCACCCCGCTCCGATCCGCGTCGCAAGCTGGGCGGCGCCGACTGGCAGACGCTCAGCCTGGTCGAGGACCACGAAGTCGAGGAACGCATGTTCTCCGACCGGATCGGCCAGCAGATCTCCCATGCCTGCGAATGGGAGCTGCGCGAGATGGCCGCTTACATGGGCGCGGTGCTGAACCTCGGACGCGCCGACGAGGAGCGCAATCCGCTGCGCGCCGACGTTCTGGGCATGGCCACCTTTCGCGCCATCGAAGCCGTCACCAACGACACCGACGGGCGCAAGGTGCTCGCGCGCGAATTCGGCCAGGCCATGGCCGCCGCGATGCCGGAGTGCTATCGCAGCATCGTGCGCGAGCTGCAGGACCGCAACGTCCAGCCGGTCGGCCTCACCCTGAAGACGGTGCACGGTCCCGGGCAGACCGCGAATTCGGGCTACACCAGCATGCGCGACGCGCTGCACTCCACGCGCACGCAGCCCAGCGATTTCATCGGCTCGGGCTCCGATTTCGCGCCCGGGCGTCCGTTCGCTGGCGCGACCAGCACGTCGCGCGGCGGCATGCCCAGCACCGGGCGAGGCGGCGCGCCGACACAGCCGGCGTCCTATGCCAGCACCCGCGGTTACGCCGGCACGGCGAGCGGCGCACCCGCGAGCGGCTACGGAGCCCCGCGCGGCGCGTCGAGCGTCGAGGACGCTCAGCTCATGACGCTGCTGCGCCGGCTGACCTACCTGGCAAGCCGACCCGGTGCGCTGGACGTACAGCTCCCCACCCAGCCGAGCGCCTTCACCACCGGCGGCAGCCCGCGGGGACGCGACGGCGGCGGGCTGCACGGCGCCATCGGCGCGCTCGCCGCGGAGGCAGTCACTGCGCCGGCCGGCGGTTACGGCGAGGCGCTGACCGGGATGATGGCGGTGAACCTCATCCGCGCCCACCGCGACGAGCTCCTGCAGGCATCCAGCGGCAAGCTGGACCACATGGTGATCGACGTCGTCGGGAGCCTGTTCGACCAGATCCTGTCGGACCCGAAGGTGCCGCCGCAGATGGCGCGCCAGATCGCGCGGCTGCAGCTGCCGGTGCTGCGGGTCGCGCTGGTCGACGCCACCTTCTTCTCGTCACGCCGCCACCCGGTGCGGCGCTTCGTCAACCGCATCGCCTCCCTCGCCTGCGCCTTCGACGACTTCGACGACGGGCCGGGCAAGCAATTCCTCGACCGCGTGAAGGGGCTGGTGCAGGAGATCGTCGAAGGCGACTTCGACCAGCTCGACCTCTACGCCGCCAAGCTCACCGAGCTCGAAGGCTTCATCGCCAGCCAGACCGAGGAAGGTGCCAAGACGAGTGGCGCCGCCAAGGTGCTCGAGAGCAAGGAATCGGAGCTTCGCATCCAGCAGCGCTACATGCTGCAGCTCGCTTCCGCACTGAGCGCCATCCCCATGCCCGACTACCTGCGGGAGTTCGTCTCGCAGGTGTGGAGCCAGGCGCTCGTGCTTGCGGTGCGGCGCCACGGCGCCGATTCAGACGCCGCCAAGCGCTTCCGCGCGGTGGGGCGCGACGTGGTGATGAGCGTGCAGCCAAAGGGCTCGCCGGTCATGCGCAAGCGCTTCCTGATGCAGCTGCCGACGCTGATGAAGGACCTCAACGAGGGCATGAAGCTGATCGGCTGGCCGGACGCCGCGCAGAAGGACTTCTTCGGCAAGCTGCTGCCCTCGCACGCCGAATCCCTCAAGGCGGCGCCGATGACCGAGCTCGAGCACAACCTGCTCGCCAAGCAGCTCGAGGGCATCTTCCAGGCCGCGATTCCCGGCGCGCACGAGTTCTCCCATGCCGAGCCGGTGACGCTCGACTCGCACGAGATCGAACACCGCTTCACGCCCGACGAGGCGCAGCAGGTGGGGCTGGTCGAGGAGAGCGCGGTCGACTGGTCGGGTGAGGTGGACATCGACCTGAGCGGCGACGCGGCCGACACGACGCCCTCCGCCGACACCGACAGCGGCGCCCCCGGCGACACGCTGCCCTCGGACCTGGGCATCGACATCAATCTCGATCTCGTTGCCGCCGATCCGGTCACCGAGCCGTCGCACGGCCCGCAGCTGATGGACCACATCCGGCTCGGCTTCGCCTATCAGATGCTGCTGAAGGACCAGTGGCAGAAGGTGCGATTGAGCTACGTGAGCCCGGGGCGCAACTTCTTCGTCTTCACCCGCGGCCGCAAGCACCAGGAAACCATCTCCCTCACCTCGCGCATGCTCGCGCGCATGTGCGAGAGCAACCGGCTGCGCGCGGTGGAGCACGCCTACCTGATGGAGCGGGCCACGGCGCGCGCGCGCCGGCAGCTGGCGGCGCTGAAGACCACCACCAAGCACTGA
- a CDS encoding cytochrome bc complex cytochrome b subunit — MADYKEAPPNATTGQKLLNWVDNRFPASKLWNEHVGQYYAPKNFNFWYIFGSLSLLVLVIQIVTGIFLVMHYKPDAALAFASVEYIMRDVPWGWLIRYMHSTGASAFFIVVYLHMFRGLLYGSYRKPRELVWIFGCAIFLCLMAEAFMGYLLPWGQMSYWGAQVIINLFAAVPFVGPDLAILIRGDYVVGDATLNRFFSFHVIAVPLVLLGLVVAHIIALHEVGSNNPDGVEIKEKKDAQGRPLDGIPFHPYYTVHDIFGTMVFLMVFTAIVFFAPEFGGYFLEYNNFIPADPLKTPAHIAPVWYFTPFYSMLRATTDLMINVLAVIVALGAIGAVIKGRFGTVAKAAVIVGAIVAIALLKTFDAKFWGVVVMGGAVIILFFLPWLDHSKVKSIRYRPSWHKYVYAIFVFFFLVLGYLGAQPPSEFGNYVSQIGTLVYFGFFLLMPWWSQMGEFKPVPDRVTYAAH, encoded by the coding sequence ATGGCTGACTACAAAGAAGCGCCCCCCAACGCCACGACCGGGCAGAAGCTGCTCAACTGGGTCGACAACCGATTCCCGGCGAGCAAGCTGTGGAACGAGCACGTGGGCCAGTACTACGCGCCGAAGAACTTCAACTTCTGGTACATCTTCGGGTCGCTGTCCCTGCTGGTGCTGGTGATCCAGATCGTCACCGGCATCTTCCTCGTGATGCACTACAAGCCCGACGCCGCGCTCGCGTTTGCGTCGGTCGAGTACATCATGCGCGACGTGCCGTGGGGCTGGCTGATCCGCTACATGCACTCCACCGGCGCGTCGGCCTTCTTCATCGTCGTGTACCTGCACATGTTCCGCGGCCTGCTGTACGGCTCGTACCGCAAGCCGCGCGAGCTGGTGTGGATCTTCGGCTGCGCGATCTTCCTGTGCCTGATGGCCGAAGCCTTCATGGGCTACCTGCTGCCGTGGGGCCAGATGAGCTACTGGGGTGCTCAGGTCATCATCAACCTGTTCGCCGCCGTGCCGTTCGTCGGCCCCGACCTGGCGATCCTGATCCGCGGCGACTACGTCGTCGGTGACGCCACGCTGAACCGCTTCTTCAGCTTCCACGTCATCGCGGTGCCGCTGGTGCTGCTGGGCCTGGTGGTCGCGCACATCATCGCGCTGCACGAAGTGGGCTCCAACAATCCGGACGGTGTCGAGATCAAGGAAAAGAAGGACGCGCAAGGCCGGCCGCTCGACGGCATCCCCTTCCATCCGTACTACACCGTGCACGACATCTTCGGCACGATGGTGTTCCTGATGGTGTTCACCGCCATCGTGTTCTTCGCTCCCGAGTTCGGCGGCTACTTCCTCGAGTACAACAACTTCATCCCGGCCGATCCGCTGAAGACGCCCGCGCACATCGCGCCGGTGTGGTACTTCACGCCGTTCTACTCGATGCTTCGGGCCACCACCGACCTGATGATCAACGTGCTTGCCGTGATCGTCGCGCTGGGCGCCATCGGCGCCGTGATCAAGGGCCGCTTCGGCACGGTGGCCAAGGCCGCGGTCATCGTCGGTGCCATCGTGGCCATCGCGCTGCTGAAGACGTTCGACGCCAAGTTCTGGGGCGTTGTCGTGATGGGCGGCGCGGTGATCATCCTGTTCTTCCTGCCCTGGCTGGACCACAGCAAGGTGAAGTCGATTCGCTACCGGCCGAGCTGGCACAAGTACGTCTACGCAATCTTCGTGTTCTTCTTCCTGGTGCTCGGCTACCTGGGCGCGCAGCCGCCTTCGGAGTTCGGCAACTACGTCTCTCAGATCGGCACCCTGGTGTACTTCGGCTTCTTCCTGCTGATGCCCTGGTGGAGCCAGATGGGAGAGTTCAAGCCGGTGCCCGATCGCGTGACCTACGCCGCCCATTGA